From the genome of Pseudoxanthomonas sp.:
ATCAGGGTGAAACCACCCTGCTTGCCCGACGCGGGCGGACGAAGGCCAGTCACAGCTGCGCGCTCGCACTGATTGAGTACGTGGCATTCCCGGCTGCCACGCCGGTGCCCGACGCATCGGTCGCGTGGCTGTCATCCCAATCCACCTTGACCGTGCAGGCCAGTGGACTCCCCGAGCAGGTGATCGTGCCGCAAGCTGCACTGCCCAGGGACGTCTGCAACGCGCTGATCCAGCTGGACAGGTCGTTGCCGGCCAGGGTGCCGCCGGACGGCGCGGTGCATGTGCGGGAGATCGCGTAGGCGCCTGCCAGGGCACTGGTCCGGTTGGCACGCATGGAATCGAAAATAGTCTGGATCTGCGTGGCGGCCTGGGAGCGCTGCATGGCGCTGCCGTTGTTGCGCAGCGCGGTGGCCTGCATTGCGGCCACGCCCAGCAAGCCGACGCCAAGGATCAGAATGGCGATCAGCACTTCGATCAGGATCTCGCCGCGCGCACTGGCACGCCGCGCCATGCCGTGTGGCCTATTCATTGGCCGGCGCCTCACAGCCGCTGTCGGCGTCACTGGTCACCGAGACGCGGCTGCCGCTGGCAATGCCCACCAGACGGCGGTTCTGCTCCAATCGCGTGTTCGTCATGCACACCGACACGTTGGCGACCAGCAACGAGCTGGTCGCATCGCGCGCCAGGCCGTCGGCACGGAATGTCACGCCATTGTCGTTGCCGGTGATCCGGTCGCTGGCCAGGACCGTCACGGCGGTGTTCACGTCATTGACGCGCAGCACCTCTGCCGTCTTCACGACCTGCACGATCCACTTGGTCCAACTCGTGGCGGCTGTCGCGCAGGAGGCACCGTCGCTGCTGGGGCACAGGATCACGCGCGCATTGCGACGGATCGCCTCGGAGCGCGCCACCTGGAGTGCGGCCACCAACTCGTTGGCCTGTGCGGTCAGCCGGTTGCTCGCCAGCAGCTGGGAAAAGCTCGGCACCGCGATGGCGAGCATGATCGCCAGCACCGCGATCGCCACCATCATTTCGATCAACGTGAAACCTGCGACACCGTTGCCCGGGTACGCCCCGGACCCGCATGGCCTGCGGCGCCGCGCGTCCATCATCCCAGTCACCATCCGGTCCTCTTGCACCAACATCGCCGTGTCCCCAGCACGCCGCGCGCCGCCATGTCAGGACGATGGCGGCAGGGCGAATGTGGCAGGCACGCTAGAGCGGACCTTCTGCGCAGCAATGTCACCGATAGGCACGAAATGGAACCAAATGACACGCACGAACAACCTTTGTCAGCGGCGCCCAACAAGCCCGACAAGCGGTCGCCTGCCAGGGCTGGACGGTCCCGCACCCCACGCACCGGGCACGCGCGATAGAATCGCCTTTCACACTTCCGAACCCCGCCATGACCCGCCATCTCCCCGCACGCGCCGGCCAGCGCGCCGTCATCCTGGTCCTGCTGGCTGCCCTGCTGGTCGCAACGCGCTCGCACCTGCCGGCATTGCTGACCCACCTGGGGCCGATTCCCGACGCGTCGTGGGCGGTGTTCTTCATGGCCGGTTTCTACCTGCGCGGCTGGTCGCGCTGGGCGTTCCCGCTGTTCATGGCACTGGCGATGGGCGTGGACTACCTGGTGATCACCGGCCAGGGCATCGACTTCTTCTCGCATTACTGTGTCTCGGCCGCCTATTGGTGCCTGGTGCCGGCCTACCTGGTGCTGTGGATGGGCGGCAGCCTGACCGCGCGCCTGTCCCAGCAGCTGTCGGACAATCGCACGCTGGTCGCCGCCGCCGCTGCACTGGTGGCGTCGGTCGCGCTATGCCACCTGGTCAGCCAGGGCAGCTTCTACTGGGTCAGCGACAGCGTCCCCCAGCCGACCCTGGCTGGCTGGTGGGAGAACTACAGCGACTGGTTCCTGCCGTTCCTGCGCAGCACGGCGATCTACGTGGGCCTGGGGGTGATCGTCCATGTCGCCGTCCTGCAGGTCGTGCGCCTGGCCCGCCCGCAGGACCGCCGCGCCGGCTGATGCCGGTCGCGGGACGCGCATGGGCCACCGCCTGTCCCGGATCTATACGCGCACCGGCGATGACGGCAGCACCGGCCTGGGCGATGGCAGCCGCACCGGCAAGGATTCGGCACGGGTCACGGCCTACGGCA
Proteins encoded in this window:
- the pilV gene encoding type IV pilus modification protein PilV, which gives rise to MNRPHGMARRASARGEILIEVLIAILILGVGLLGVAAMQATALRNNGSAMQRSQAATQIQTIFDSMRANRTSALAGAYAISRTCTAPSGGTLAGNDLSSWISALQTSLGSAACGTITCSGSPLACTVKVDWDDSHATDASGTGVAAGNATYSISASAQL
- a CDS encoding GspH/FimT family pseudopilin — protein: MMVAIAVLAIMLAIAVPSFSQLLASNRLTAQANELVAALQVARSEAIRRNARVILCPSSDGASCATAATSWTKWIVQVVKTAEVLRVNDVNTAVTVLASDRITGNDNGVTFRADGLARDATSSLLVANVSVCMTNTRLEQNRRLVGIASGSRVSVTSDADSGCEAPANE